A window of the Butyricimonas virosa genome harbors these coding sequences:
- a CDS encoding MFS transporter, with the protein MGVFRKFPRTFWVANTIELFERWAWYGFFMLFANYLTGSSDMGGLEFTQSQKGILMGVGTGILYFLPVLTGAIADRYGYKKVLALAFVIYTSAFILLPMFSTFTGVFLMYLYLALGAALFKPIISATIAKTTTDETASIGFGIYYMMVNIGAFFGPMVTLLFKGSSNLVFYVSAGIIALNFVLLLFYKEPHRGVVQQTSLTRTFGGIFRNMFSIVKDLKFVVFLLIVAGFWTMYNQLFFTLPVFISQWIDTSVLYHFFEKYIPFISTNYSPAPGVMDAEFVTNFDALYIIIFQIIVSSIVMRMKPLKSMISGFLVCSIGMALTLFSQNVLFTLVAILIFSLGEMAGSPKITEYIGRIAPHDKKALYMGYSFIPVFIGNVFAGIISGVVYQNMADKVMITRQFVAEKGLQLPNGLSNNAYFDHVAQQVNLTPHELTNLLWNEYSPSDIWMVILAIGLGTTLLLYIYDRVINKTKR; encoded by the coding sequence ATGGGCGTGTTTCGTAAATTTCCCCGCACCTTTTGGGTAGCTAATACTATTGAATTATTTGAACGCTGGGCATGGTATGGTTTCTTCATGCTTTTTGCCAATTACCTCACGGGATCATCCGATATGGGTGGTCTGGAATTCACGCAAAGTCAAAAAGGAATCCTGATGGGTGTGGGAACGGGAATACTCTACTTTCTGCCCGTCTTGACCGGGGCCATCGCTGACCGCTACGGTTACAAAAAAGTACTGGCTCTCGCTTTCGTGATCTACACGTCCGCCTTCATCCTCTTACCCATGTTCTCCACGTTCACGGGAGTATTCCTCATGTACCTTTACTTGGCTCTGGGTGCCGCCCTGTTCAAACCGATCATCTCTGCCACGATTGCCAAGACCACAACGGATGAAACAGCCTCCATTGGGTTCGGCATCTACTACATGATGGTTAACATAGGCGCCTTTTTCGGACCGATGGTCACCCTTTTGTTCAAAGGATCGTCCAACCTCGTGTTCTATGTATCGGCTGGTATTATCGCACTGAACTTCGTGCTACTTCTTTTTTACAAGGAACCCCACCGGGGAGTCGTGCAACAGACTTCTCTCACTCGCACCTTCGGGGGTATATTCCGGAATATGTTCAGTATCGTGAAAGACTTGAAATTCGTGGTATTCCTGCTCATCGTGGCCGGATTCTGGACCATGTACAACCAACTCTTCTTCACCCTACCCGTCTTTATCTCGCAATGGATAGACACGAGCGTGTTGTACCATTTTTTTGAAAAGTATATCCCTTTCATCAGCACCAACTACAGTCCGGCTCCGGGAGTTATGGATGCCGAATTCGTGACAAACTTCGATGCCCTATACATCATTATCTTCCAAATTATCGTGTCAAGTATCGTGATGCGCATGAAACCTCTTAAATCCATGATTTCGGGATTTTTAGTCTGTTCCATAGGAATGGCTCTCACCCTGTTCTCGCAAAACGTGCTGTTCACGCTAGTTGCGATACTGATCTTCTCGTTGGGCGAAATGGCCGGATCACCGAAAATCACAGAATATATCGGTCGAATCGCCCCACACGATAAAAAGGCCCTCTACATGGGATACTCCTTTATCCCCGTTTTCATCGGTAACGTCTTTGCCGGAATCATCTCCGGTGTTGTCTATCAAAACATGGCGGATAAAGTGATGATCACTCGTCAGTTTGTTGCCGAAAAAGGCCTCCAACTACCGAACGGTTTGTCAAATAACGCCTATTTCGATCATGTAGCCCAACAGGTCAACCTCACCCCTCATGAGTTAACCAACCTACTATGGAACGAGTATTCCCCCTCCGACATATGGATGGTAATACTGGCTATCGGACTAGGTACCACTTTGCTGCTCTACATCTACGACCGGGTGATAAATAAAACTAAAAGATAA
- a CDS encoding TPM domain-containing protein, translating into MSPEKAFTQQQKDAMVTAIKQAEKDTSGEIRVHIENHSKIDVLDRAADVFAHLNMHKTVQRNGVLIYVALLDHKSAILGDAGINAKVPAGFWDSIMKNMIAKFKEGKITEGICEAVISAGEQLKVYFPYQADDVNELPDEISFQ; encoded by the coding sequence ATGTCTCCCGAAAAAGCCTTTACCCAACAACAAAAAGATGCCATGGTAACCGCTATCAAGCAGGCGGAAAAAGACACGTCCGGGGAAATCCGGGTACATATCGAAAATCATAGTAAAATAGACGTGCTTGATCGGGCTGCCGATGTTTTTGCCCACTTAAATATGCACAAAACGGTACAAAGAAACGGGGTCCTGATCTACGTGGCCCTACTTGACCATAAATCCGCAATCCTGGGAGATGCTGGGATTAACGCCAAAGTACCCGCAGGCTTCTGGGATTCAATCATGAAAAACATGATTGCAAAATTCAAGGAAGGCAAGATCACGGAAGGCATCTGTGAAGCTGTCATCTCTGCTGGGGAACAACTGAAAGTGTACTTTCCCTACCAGGCTGACGACGTGAACGAACTTCCCGACGAAATTTCCTTTCAGTAA
- a CDS encoding YqaA family protein gives MDTLVSLGYWGLFIGSFLASTVIPMSADVLLVGVLTLGGNVWRCLAIATVGNWLGGLTSYWIGWLGRWDWIERWFKVKREKLEQQKGHVDRYGVWLALFTWLPIVGDLFAIALGFYRVRPKMSAFYMFVGRFVRFLVWVLLYIRYADRFIEWIS, from the coding sequence ATGGATACACTGGTAAGTTTAGGGTATTGGGGGTTGTTTATCGGTTCTTTTCTGGCGTCGACGGTGATCCCGATGAGTGCCGATGTGTTGTTGGTAGGCGTGTTGACGTTAGGAGGGAACGTGTGGAGATGCTTGGCGATAGCCACGGTGGGTAACTGGCTGGGAGGGTTGACCTCGTACTGGATCGGGTGGCTGGGACGCTGGGACTGGATTGAACGCTGGTTCAAGGTGAAACGGGAAAAGCTGGAGCAACAGAAAGGACACGTGGATCGTTACGGCGTTTGGCTTGCTCTTTTCACGTGGTTGCCGATCGTGGGAGATCTGTTTGCCATTGCCCTCGGATTTTATCGTGTCCGTCCGAAAATGTCTGCTTTCTATATGTTCGTGGGGCGTTTCGTCCGCTTTCTGGTGTGGGTGTTGTTGTATATCAGGTACGCTGATCGTTTTATCGAGTGGATCAGTTGA
- a CDS encoding LemA family protein, which translates to MKKSYIVIGVIIVIVIGIFMWFKGSYNQMVTRSENVSSQWSNVENQYQRRLDLIPNLVNTVKGYAEHEQNTLTQVVEARAKATQMRVNFDQLDEQTIQKFNNMQGELSSALSRLMAISEQYPDLKANENFRDLQAQLEGTENRIAVERRKFNEEVKGYNAYIRSFPKNIIAGMFGFLPKPYFEATAGAEKAPEVKF; encoded by the coding sequence ATGAAAAAGAGTTATATTGTAATAGGAGTAATTATCGTCATCGTGATTGGAATCTTCATGTGGTTCAAAGGAAGTTACAATCAAATGGTAACCCGGAGTGAGAATGTATCCTCCCAATGGTCGAATGTGGAAAATCAATACCAACGTCGTCTGGACCTGATCCCGAACCTTGTGAACACGGTGAAAGGTTACGCCGAGCATGAACAGAACACATTGACCCAAGTCGTGGAGGCCCGTGCAAAAGCCACGCAAATGCGGGTAAACTTTGATCAACTGGACGAGCAAACCATCCAGAAGTTCAATAATATGCAAGGCGAACTTTCCTCTGCCCTCTCTCGTTTGATGGCGATCTCCGAACAATACCCGGACTTGAAAGCTAACGAGAACTTCCGTGACTTACAAGCCCAACTGGAAGGAACAGAAAATCGTATTGCCGTTGAAAGACGCAAGTTTAACGAGGAAGTGAAAGGTTATAACGCCTACATCCGTTCATTCCCCAAAAACATCATCGCCGGGATGTTCGGTTTCCTCCCGAAACCTTACTTCGAGGCTACTGCCGGTGCGGAAAAAGCTCCGGAAGTTAAATTTTAA
- a CDS encoding TPM domain-containing protein encodes MIKKLFILFTVIAGTLLSVHAQDIPEPMTPKRIVNDFTGLFSTQERAALEKKLVNFNNNSSTQIAVVTVPSLNGHDINDYAARLGEKWGIGQKGKDNGIVILIKPKSGREKGEVAISVGYGLEGVVPDVTASRIIRNEIIPAFQADNYYKGIDKATDVLIDLSKGEYTADEYKKKNEGSPFDIVIGFIVFVIILSLIFRKRGGGGYSPGHTSGSGGFFIFPMGGGSSGGFGGFSSGGGSFGGFGGGSFGGGGSSGSW; translated from the coding sequence ATGATAAAAAAACTCTTCATATTATTCACCGTCATCGCAGGAACCCTGCTCTCCGTTCATGCTCAGGATATTCCGGAACCCATGACCCCGAAACGCATCGTGAATGATTTCACGGGATTATTCAGCACCCAAGAACGGGCAGCGCTAGAAAAAAAACTAGTAAACTTCAACAATAACTCCTCCACCCAAATCGCCGTGGTCACCGTACCTTCACTCAACGGGCACGACATCAACGACTACGCTGCCCGTCTCGGGGAAAAATGGGGTATCGGACAAAAGGGAAAAGACAACGGTATTGTCATTCTGATTAAACCCAAATCCGGAAGAGAAAAAGGAGAAGTGGCCATTTCCGTCGGTTACGGGTTGGAAGGTGTCGTTCCGGACGTGACGGCCTCCCGCATCATCCGTAATGAAATCATTCCCGCTTTTCAAGCAGACAACTACTACAAAGGTATTGACAAAGCCACTGACGTGCTGATCGACTTGTCAAAAGGTGAATACACCGCAGACGAATACAAGAAAAAAAATGAAGGCAGTCCCTTTGACATCGTGATTGGATTCATTGTTTTCGTGATCATCCTGTCACTCATATTCCGGAAACGGGGCGGCGGTGGTTACTCACCCGGTCACACCTCCGGTAGCGGCGGGTTCTTCATCTTCCCCATGGGCGGTGGCAGTAGCGGCGGATTCGGTGGATTCAGCAGCGGTGGCGGGTCATTTGGTGGATTCGGCGGTGGTTCATTCGGTGGTGGTGGTTCCAGTGGTAGCTGGTAA